One Deltaproteobacteria bacterium RBG_16_64_85 genomic region harbors:
- a CDS encoding phenylacetate--CoA ligase, whose translation MLRRFPPKYAAPGELPALQLTGLQWTVSHAWKNSPFYRRKFQEAGVTPGEIRSLQDLSRLPFTTGEDLRDGYPIPLLSVEPGEIVRIHSSSGTTGKRKILCYTQKDIDDWLHMFARCYEMAGLTREDRVQICVGYGLWTAGAGFQLGAEKFGAMTIPSGPGNLDLQCTFLLDLQTTVLCCTASMGLLLAEEVHARGIRGRLKLKKVILGAERISDAMIATIKDLLGVKEVYDIPGLTELYGPGTGLSCHREAGIHYWADYYILELLHPGTLQPVAPGEIGEMVFTTLGKEAAPLLRYRSRDLTRFIDGTCPCGCILPRHDRILGRSDDMVVFRGVNIYPGQVDEVLSKIDGAGSEYQVVFERREDGKDHMTVKAERAAHLGDNMDAPLARAVAGEIKHNLMVSCSVEIVPYGTLPRSERKTRRIFDNRPY comes from the coding sequence CGCTCCAGCTCACTGGGCTGCAGTGGACGGTTTCCCACGCATGGAAGAATTCCCCCTTCTACCGGCGAAAATTCCAGGAAGCGGGCGTTACCCCAGGAGAGATCCGGTCGCTCCAGGACCTTTCCAGGCTCCCCTTCACCACCGGCGAGGACCTGCGCGACGGGTATCCCATCCCCCTGCTCTCCGTCGAGCCCGGGGAGATCGTGCGGATCCACTCCTCCTCCGGGACAACGGGGAAGCGGAAGATCCTCTGCTACACGCAGAAGGACATCGACGACTGGCTCCACATGTTCGCCCGCTGTTACGAGATGGCGGGCCTCACCCGGGAGGACCGGGTGCAGATCTGCGTGGGGTACGGGCTGTGGACGGCCGGGGCGGGTTTCCAGCTGGGAGCCGAGAAGTTCGGGGCGATGACCATCCCTTCCGGCCCGGGAAACCTGGACCTGCAGTGCACATTTCTCCTGGATCTGCAGACGACGGTCCTCTGCTGCACCGCCTCCATGGGACTTCTCCTGGCCGAGGAAGTCCATGCCCGCGGAATCCGAGGCCGGCTCAAGCTCAAGAAGGTGATCCTGGGCGCGGAGCGGATCAGCGACGCAATGATCGCCACCATCAAGGATCTTCTGGGCGTGAAGGAGGTCTACGACATCCCGGGACTCACCGAACTGTACGGACCCGGCACGGGGCTTTCCTGCCACCGGGAAGCGGGGATCCATTACTGGGCGGACTACTACATCCTGGAGCTCCTCCATCCCGGGACCCTGCAGCCCGTCGCGCCCGGAGAGATCGGCGAGATGGTATTCACAACGCTCGGAAAGGAGGCGGCCCCGCTCCTCCGGTACCGCTCGCGCGACCTGACGCGGTTCATCGACGGGACCTGCCCCTGCGGCTGCATCCTTCCCCGCCACGACAGGATACTGGGGCGTTCCGACGACATGGTCGTCTTCCGGGGGGTCAACATCTATCCCGGCCAGGTGGACGAAGTGCTGTCGAAGATCGACGGCGCCGGCAGCGAATACCAGGTGGTCTTCGAGCGGCGGGAAGACGGGAAGGACCACATGACCGTCAAGGCGGAGCGTGCCGCCCACCTCGGCGACAACATGGACGCCCCCCTCGCGCGCGCCGTCGCCGGCGAGATCAAGCACAACCTCATGGTGTCCTGCTCGGTGGAAATCGTCC